A window from Mesorhizobium sp. WSM2240 encodes these proteins:
- a CDS encoding MucR family transcriptional regulator, producing MTDELNNTDPIGLTADVISAYVSNNPVPVSELPALIAQVHQSLVGLTNGSATEPVEKPVPAVPIKKSVTPEYIVCLDDGKKFKSLKRHLKTTFGITPEEYRAKWNLPADYPMVAPSYAATRSELAKKMGLGRKPKAAEPVKRARKKAA from the coding sequence TTGACTGACGAGTTAAACAATACCGACCCCATCGGCCTGACTGCAGACGTGATCTCGGCCTACGTCTCGAACAATCCGGTTCCTGTGTCGGAGTTGCCCGCTCTGATCGCGCAGGTCCACCAATCTTTGGTTGGACTGACGAATGGTTCCGCGACTGAGCCGGTGGAAAAGCCTGTACCCGCCGTTCCCATCAAGAAATCGGTGACCCCGGAATACATAGTCTGCCTCGATGATGGGAAGAAGTTCAAATCCCTGAAGCGGCATTTGAAGACAACGTTCGGGATAACGCCTGAAGAATACAGGGCGAAGTGGAATCTGCCGGCCGACTACCCGATGGTCGCTCCGTCCTACGCGGCGACGCGTTCGGAACTCGCCAAGAAGATGGGGCTCGGCCGCAAACCCAAGGCAGCGGAACCTGTAAAGCGGGCGCGCAAAAAGGCGGCCTAG